The Flavobacterium faecale genomic sequence TACGTAAATTATTAGCTAATAAAGAAATTGAACTAGAAATTGGACGTGAACTTTTAAAAAAAAAGTTTGGGACGTCCGATCCAAGAAAGATTTAGTTGATAGTATCTGTAGCAAACATAAAATCAGTAAAAGCAAAGTCATTTGTATGTTAGGTATGAATCAAAGCAGCTATTACCGAAGGCCAAGTCTTGGCAAAAAAGGTAATAAGCCTAGTGTCTTTACTTATAATAAGTTCAAGGGAATGGTGAGTCAAGAAACTGTTATAGCATCGGTTAAAGAGATTTTAAGCCATGAGTTTATAGACTGCGGATACCGCTTAATGACTTCTTACTTACATCGAGATGGATATAAGATTAATCACAAAAAGCTTTACCGAATTATGAAAGAAGAAGGCTTGTTAAAACTCGAAAATAGGATAAACAGGAGTGGTTCTGGGCGTAAGTTTGTAAAATATAGAAAGGTTATTACTGTTAGGCCGTTTCAGTGTATAGAAATGGATATTAAGATGGTTTGGATTCCTAGTGTAGGTAAAAATGCCTACTTACTATCAATCATAGACGTTCATACCCGTAGAATTTTAAAAGATTACTTCTCTTTTTCAATAAAACAGAACAAAGTAATAACATTCCTTTCTGATTTATTTTTAGAATACCAATACCCTGAAAACGTTGTTATTAGAAGTGATAATGGTAGTCAATTTATTGCCAAAAGTGTTCGTGAATACCTAGGTATAATAGGTGTTCAGCAGGAATTTACACATGTAGCCACACCTGAAGAAAATGCACATATTGAAGCTTATCATGGAATCCTAAAAAAAGAAGTGTTCCAAAGGGTTGATTATAGAACTTTTGGAGAAATTGAACAGATATTAAAAAGGTATGTGATTTTCTATAACAATAATAGGCTGCATGGGCTATTAGGACGTATTACACCAATGGAAAAATGGAACCAAGATAAAGATCTAATTTTATTGGAAAAATTAACCGCATAATTAATAATCGAAATTTAGAATAATACTCTTGTTTTATAGGGGTCAAAACACTACACAAGTATCCTTTGAAACAAAATCTTCACAGTTATATTCTAAAACTCTTTTTGCATTCCTGTATTCGACAAACTGATTTTTATTTCTATATGTCTTTAAAATAGTATCAAATTCACCAAAAACAACTTCTTTTGCTAAGTTCCCTGAATTATCAAATGTAGTTTCGCGTACTTTTATTAAGCTATCTTTTTCACTTTTAAATTCAGTTATTGTTTTGATTTTTTGACCAAAACTTAATATGGTAAAAGAGAAGTGTCGATATGTATGTGATTTTTTTCAGCATTCTGTATGATGTTTTGCGGCTTGAAGCAGTGGCGCACTTCGTGACTGATTATTTTCGGTTAAGACAAAATTTCTTGCGAAACGTAAACGTGAATTTACCACAAAACTAGCAATATTGCTAAATAGCTGTCAGCAATAGTTGTTTTACTCACATTTTACAATTTCAATTTTTTTAAGGTATTGTTTACCGGTTTTTCCTTGAAAATTTTTTAATCCTTGGTTAGTCAGCTTATTCACTTTACTATATGATGGAATTTTTACAGAATCATTTACCGTTTTTTTAGCAAACTCTAGCAATTCATTATATTTTGATTTCGGAAAAGGCATATACTCAAGTTTATTTCTTTTAACTACGAACTTTATTTCTCCCTTAAACTTGTTATTTTGGTTTTTTAATGAGTCAAAAAATATAATTAAAGTGTCTTTTTCTGTTTTCCAAATTCCTAGCGAATTGTTATTCTGCATATCACCTTGAAAATTAAGAATCGCATTTCCGTTACAATTTACAGTCAAAGTTTTTCTAAACATTCCGTAACTATTAAAGTTAGTTCTGTATTTTCCAATAACGACTTTTTTTGAACATGATATTAAAGTTATAAATAACAAAAAAAATGTAATTATTATCAAATGCTTTCTCTTCAAGTTCATTTTTTTTTCAATTATTGCTAACTTGTATATATACGAAACAAACCTTCGCCTATCCACCCCTATTTAGGTGCAAAATCGAAGATTTGTTTCAGATTATTGTCTTTTCAAATATATTAAAATATTCCTACAAATGTAAAACAAACTAAAAAAAATGAGATTCCTACGGAATGACAAGATTGCGGACATTTGCTACAAAGAAGAAAAACCGCTTTAACTTCGATACCCGACAAGCTTTAAATGATTGTTTTCCAGAAAAATCGGGACAGGATTTGGAAACGAGAGAAACTAAAGATTTTACAAGAAAAACTAAAAGTTAAACCCCAAATAAAAGTAGCCAAAGAATCGAAAATCAGAAAGTGTCAATGTTGTAAAACGGGCAATTTGCACACCATATTGATTTTCGACCAACGAGGTCCCACCTGATTAGTATCTAGGCGGTAGCCAAAAATTATCTCCCTCCAAAAACTAGTTTTATGGGTAGGGCAAGTATGCGCTGATGTGAAGGCAAACGCAATGAAACCAGCCTATTTATGGCTTAAAAAAAAAGAGGATGTTTTTTTGTCCTCTTGATCCCGAAGTGTTGGGGACTAAACTTATTTATCGATATCCCCATAGTGGCGGAAGTAGAGCGGTAAGCTTGTCCTGAGCGATAACCGAAGGGTTCAACCGCGGTTTCATTAGTACGTCAATTCGCTATCGCTCGGGTGTTGGCTTTTCAAGTCCAACAAACCTTTTGCTGTTAGCAGGCGTTTTTATTTTTTCTTTTTGCGAAGTTTTTTTTCTTTCTTTAAATCCTTTTTTATTGTTTTAAGCAAAGATTCTAACTCTTTTATATTTGGTTTATCACGCCGTAATTTACCTGCTTTAAATGCGCCGTATTTAAAAAGTTGACTGCAACTTTCTGTTGGAGACATACCTTCTTCGATTTTACCAAAAGCTTCCCAAAAACCATCTTTTCCAGTTTTGTCATTTAACATTGCGTGAACAATTTCTTCTTCTGCTATCGCATCCTGTACTTTTTTATGTAGTTTGGCATTTTTATAACGAGCTTTTATGTAAATAATAAATAAATTGAGTTTTGAAGGGTCAGATATTAGTTCTATTAATTCTTTTTCACTATTATCTAATTTTTCTTCTTCACTTTTATTCTTAAGTTTAGTGTAAATTTGCTTAGCTACGTTCTTCACTAAGTCATAGGCGAAATTCCCAACCATTCCACTTAATGCTGCAATCGCAAGAAAATCAAAATAATCGGTTGGAGCGATTAAAGAAAATTTTTCATTTACTTCTCCATTTTTTTTTACTTGCTCTTCGTATGCTCTTCGATAATTGAAACCATAAATAACTGTTTGATTTGAATACTCTTTCAATCGATTATAATATACTGTATCTAAAACAGATTCACAATTTTCGCATTTTTCATCTGTTGATTTTTCATTGATGTGTGCACAATTAAGACATAAATAACTCATAGAGTGTGTTTTAATTTGTCAGTTTTTAAAATGGCTACTAATGTCTTGGCGCTACAAGATGTTTGGGATTAAAGATGCGAGTTTTTTCCATTATGCACAAGTTTTCCAAGTACAAAACCATCTTTAAATTCAGCCAAATACCCAAATATCTTGTAACGGCTGTGTGTGCCCTGCATGAGCAGGAAGCAGATTGTAAATCGTTTGTTCACGATTCGAAATTAAACATTTTGAATTAGAAAACAAATCCTACAGTCTGATATTTTTCCAGAGGGTGCAAGTCCCTTATGAGCGGATTGAAAACCCGAATCATTAGTACGTCGCAAGGTGGTTTATCGTGAGGTATGCACTGAAGGCAGCGAAACGACAAAATCCGGTACTGACGTACAGGAACGTCATATGAGGCAAGTTAACGAGGATAAGCGTCCACAGCAACGTAACGTCCGAAGATTATCAAAATCGTTGATTTGTAGATGACGCAGGAATCGGAGGAAGGAAGAAGCTCTTACCGGGGGAGGTCTTGACAACTACGAGTTGGTTAGGTCAAGAAGTCAGCAGAAGTCATAGTACTTGTGGCAACGAGTTGCAAATAGAAACTGCATAGGTCTCACAATCAAGGAAGGACAGAACGCATTGAGGTTCTTAATTTTC encodes the following:
- a CDS encoding IS3 family transposase; translated protein: MLGMNQSSYYRRPSLGKKGNKPSVFTYNKFKGMVSQETVIASVKEILSHEFIDCGYRLMTSYLHRDGYKINHKKLYRIMKEEGLLKLENRINRSGSGRKFVKYRKVITVRPFQCIEMDIKMVWIPSVGKNAYLLSIIDVHTRRILKDYFSFSIKQNKVITFLSDLFLEYQYPENVVIRSDNGSQFIAKSVREYLGIIGVQQEFTHVATPEENAHIEAYHGILKKEVFQRVDYRTFGEIEQILKRYVIFYNNNRLHGLLGRITPMEKWNQDKDLILLEKLTA